TGAGGGAAATTAAGAAAGATACGAATTTATCTTATTATAGAATAAGGAATTATTTATCGGACTTAATGAATAGAGGTTTGGTTATAAGAGATAGGAAAAGATTGGTACTTAATGTTGATGATATGTCAAATTACTGGTCTAGAATTTAGTAAAAATCCAAAACAATCTTGAAAAACATAAAATAGTATCCATATTTATATAAATGAATAAAAATACTGTTGGAAAGATTAAAAGTGTTGAAAAGTTAGCTAGTATACTAAAGTATTTTGTTTTTTTACGTTTAGATATAAATCCAAATATTTTTTTATTAAATCCTTCAAGATTCTTGTTCTTTTTGCAAGTAGAAACTTAAATAATAAGACTCACTACTATTAATCCATTTGGATTCATCAAACATTGTTTTGTAGTAACACCACCAGAAACAACAAAATTATGTTTAAAATTGTTTGTTGACAGGAATTTATTGTAACTAAACCTAGTTTATTAAAAGATACGAGTAAATTAAATAAGAGTATTGGTATGCATATTGCAAATGCCAATGAAAAACGTATTGTACAAAAAATCGAATATTTTCAAGAAACAAAGGGACTTTTCTATAATAGCACATTTACAAATGTATCTTGTAAAGTATATGAGTTTGCTATTGGTACTTATCAATTACTTAAAAAGTATCTTAAATATATAAACGGAAGGGAGCTTAGTATTCATGAGATTGAACATCTCGAAAAGGTTATTAAAGTAATTCAGTATACATTGATGTTCAAAAACAGAATGATTTGATAATAATTTTACATTATTAAATGTAGCAAGCAAGTTAGGTATATCAATCTAATGAATTCTAATGTAATGATGATTTATACTTTTTAGTTATTATTTTTTTAGTGGTGAATTTTTGAAATTCATATTTTTTGATGTAAATATATACATATATTAAAAAACTAGTAAATATTATATCAATGATAAAATCATTGATATCTCTGTTTTGTGCTTGTGATTTTGATGAAAACCTTAAAGTGCTTAAAAAGCATAAAATAAGATGTTATATGAATGGATAAAAATATATTTCAAGAATACATAAATAATTTAAAAAGTACTGTAATAGAAGATAAAACGGAACTTACTGATAGAGTACATTTAGAAAAGCTTCTTGACAAGCTTAAACCAAGCTCAAAAATTCAAATTCAACACGAGCCCAAGCGCCATAAAGAAGGCTTGGGTGCTCCCGATTTTATTATTAGAAATAACGGAAATATAATAGGTTATATTGAAGTAAAAAAAATTGAACAAAATTTGGACGACACATTAAAGAGTCCTCAAATTGAGAAATACAAACAACTATCAAATAATATTTTACTAACAAATTATATTGAGTTTATATGGATAAAAAATGGAAATCTTAACTTAAGAGAAGTTTTGGTATTTAAAACTGATTTAGAAAAAAATAATACAAAAATTGATAATGCCAAATCAAATAAAATTGTAAGTATTTTAAATGAATTTTTTAAAACCCCTGATGAAAAGATTGAAAGTACTGAAAAATTAGCTAGCTTACTTGCAAGAAGAACGAAAATTTTAAAGGATTTAGTAGAACAACACCTGGATTTATATCTAAGCTTAAAAAAACAAAATACCTTAGTAGGAACTTATAGTATCATTAAGGGAAATATATATAACAATGAGCTTAAAGTTAGTGAGTTTGCAGACTCAATTGCACAAACTATTACATACGGATTTTTTCTTGCAAAACTTAATAATACAAGTAATTCAAGAATTGATTTTGATAATATTAAAAAATTCATACCTAATAATTTTGCATTAATACAAGATATACTAAAACTAATTGATAATATTGCAAGCAGTAGGGAATATGATAGTATAAGATGGGTATTAGAAGAGCTTATTGATATTGTTAATAATATTGATTCCAATACGATTTTTGAACAATTTTCATTTACTCAAAATGTAAAATCAAGTGACAATAATGTAAAAGACCCTTATCTCTACTTTTATGAAGACTTCTTGGCTAAATATGACAAAAGTTTAAGAAAAAATAAGGGGGTGTATTACACACCTCATTCTGTTGTTAATTTTATTGTTAGTAGTTTGAATAAGATTTTAAAATATAATTTTGGTCTAGAGAATGGTTTTGCAAATAGGGAAGAAGTAACTGTACTAGATTTTGCTACTGGTACTGGCACATTTCTACTTGAAGTCATTAAATGCATTTTAAAAGAAATCCCAAAGCAAACTGGAAAACAAAAAGACTACATTAATGATCATATACTTAAAAATATATATGGTTTTGAATATTTAATGGCCCCATATGCAGTTGCTCATTTAAAATTATGTCAATTCTTAAAGAAAGTTTGTGATTTCAAGTTTGGAAATGAACACTTAAGACCACAAATATTTTTAACAAATACTCTTGATGTAACATTAATCTCAAATCAGGAAAGTTTTAAAGCATTTTTTCCTGCAATCAGTGAAGAGAATAAACTCGTTAATGAGATTAAAAATAAACCAATTTTGGTAATTCTTGGTAATCCTCCTTACAATGCAGAATCAAAGAATAATAATAATTATATCTTAAACTTAATTAAAAGTTATAAAACAGTAGATAATACACCACTTAATGAAAAAAACATTGTATCATTAAATGATGATTATGTGAAGTTTATCAGATTTTCAGAGCACAAAATTGAAATTGCTGATGAAGGACTTCTTGGAATTATTACTAATAATGGATACCTTGATAACATAACATTTAGAGGTATGAGGTATCATTTACTTAAAACTTTTGATGAAATTTATATCCTCAATTTGCATGGCAACTTAAGGAAAAAAGAAAAAACTGACACTGGAAAAGTAGATGAAAATGTATTTGATATTCAAACTGGAGTTGCTATTGCTATTTTTATTAAATATAAAGAAAAATCAAAGCAAAATAAACTAGCTAATGTTTACTACAAAGGTATAAAGGGTAGTAGAGAAGAGAAATATAGTTTTTTAGATAAAAATACTATATTTAGCATTGATGCAGAAAAACTTAAATGTAAACCCCCTAATTATTTATTTATTAAAAAAGACTTAAAAACTGAGGATGTTTATAGTAAAGGAGTTTCTTTGGAAGATATTTTTATAGAATATATTGTTGGGATAGAAACTCAAAAAGATAAAATTGCAATTGATTTTACAGAGGAAGAACTTTTAAGCAAACTCAATGATCTAGCTTATCTTGATGAACAAATCGCAAGATATAAGTATGATTTAAAGACAGACTCTACGGATTGGAAATTGCCAATAGTTCAGCGATTTTTAAAATCTACAAACATCGATGCAAAATATGTTAAGAAAATAGCTTACAGACCATTTGATAATAGATTCATTTACTACACTGAAAACAAAGGTGTTATAGCAAGGCCAAGATATAAAGTAATGAGACATATTTTAGAAATTGAGAATAATATAAGTTTTTTTTCAATAAGAACTTTGTCATTAAATGATTTTCATCATGCATTAGTTTCTTGCAATATTATGGATAAAAATTTTTTTTCAGGATGTAGCTATGTTTTTCCACTTTATATAAAAGAAGATCAAGGGATGCTTGGAAGCATAATAAAAGAGAACTTTAAAACTACTTTTAAAGACTTTATTAATTTTAAGTATAGTAAAGAATTTGATGCAAAAGAGATACTTGGATATATTTATGCAGTACTTTATTCAAATATTTATAGAACTAAGTTTATTGAATTCTTAAAAATTGACTTTCCAAAAATCATTTTTGTAGATTCGGTTGAAACCTTTGAAAAACTTAGCAAGTTAGGAATTAAACTTATTAATGTTCATTTGATGAAAAATGATTCAGAACTTGATAGCAATATCGGAATACATATTGGAGATAATAATCATATAATAGAAAAAATTTTCTACAATAAAGATACAAAAGAACTTTATTATAATTCATTGTGTAAATTTATTAACACTCCTTATGAAGTATACGAATATTTTATTGGTGCTTATCAAGTACTTAGAAGTTATCTAAAGTATAGAAAAGGTAGAGAATTAAGTATTGAAGATATTGAATACCTTGAAAAGGTTATTAAAATACTGGATTATACAATTAATATTCAAAAACAGATTGACTTAATAACTTGCAAACTTAAAGAATTTGATAGTCAAAATTGCAATCTATAAACCAAATTATTTGCTTATCACAAAGCATTAGTATCATTGCTTTATGATAAAGAAACTTGCAAGTAAGAGGTACTTAAATCAACAAAAGTTGCTTTAGCTCCGATTAAATAGGTAATCGAATTGTATATCTAGAATTAAAACTATAAGCAAATTTACCTTCTTAAGCTCTTCAAACAATTTGGGCAATAAACATATTCAATTGACAATCTCAAATGGAAAATCCTTTAAATCCCATTTGAATATTTTAGATAAGTTGCCATAATAGTAAATCTTACCTTGCTTAACTTATTTAATTTAAAATTAGTCTCTAATCTACTACCTTTAATTTTAAATTACTGATAATTATCTCATAAAGATAAAGTGTATTTACATTAATACTTTTAACACTAAAAGAATATTTAAACCTACGTCTATAATAGAAATTACAATAGAAACTACGTTAATATTAACGTTTTATTTTTAAATAAAAAGATAATAATAAATCAATAATATATTTTATGAAGGTAATTGCGACCCATGCTTGAACGTACTATAAGTGTAAAGTATAAACAAAATGTCATTTTTAAAAAAAAACACATAGGACAATATCTTTAAAACAAACTCCCTATTTTTGACTTAAAAAGCTTTTAAGCATTGAGTAATTTTTTCGAATTAGCCTTAGCATTCAAACCTTGAAAACAACTTACATAACATTATTAAATGAGGAGATTTTTATGAACTTTCAAGAATTTATTGAAAATAAATTAATGCCTATTGCAAGCAAAACCGCTTCAAATAAATACTTAAGTGCCATCAAAGATGGATTTATAGCATCAATGCCGTTTTTAATAGTAGGGTCTTTCGTACTCCTTTTAGTTAATTTACCGTTAGTTGATCCTAATAATTTTTTATACCAACAGTGGTATGTTGATTTGATGAGCAAATATAAAGCAAATCTTATTCAACCATTTTATGTAAGTATGGGAATTATGACTATCTTTGTGTCCTTTGGCATTGGATATAGTCTGTCAAACGCCTATAAGATAAATGGTATTACGGGCGGTCTTTTATCTCTCTTCACATTTCTCATTTTATGCGGTCAATCAGATCAGATACCTTATGGAGGAGATGTACCTAAATGGGCCATTTTGCCTGGAGCATCGTTTCCCATTATTGATGCTAGATATCTTGGTGCACAAGGAATATTTACAGGTATTATTGTTGCCATTTTATCAGTTGAACTTTATAGGTTTTTAGTGAGCAGAAAAATAATAATTAAGCTCCCAGAAAGCGTTCCTCCTGCGGTTGCAAGATCATTTGAAGCTTTAATTCCTGTCATTTTACTTACAATTATTGCTCAAACTATAAATATTGCGGTTCAAAGCACAACTGGTACTCTACTCCCAGAAATAATGATGAATATATTCAGACCAATGCTAAATATTAGTGATTCTTTATTTGGCTCTTTAATGATTGTCTTCATAATTCACATATTTTGGTTTTGTGGTATTCATGGGGGTGCTCTGGTTTCGGTCTTTTTAAGTCCAGTAAGTTTAACTAATCTTGAAATTAATGCAAGAGCTTTGTCAAATAATCTCCCACTTCCTCATATTTTATCTGGAGGATTTCTTGATGTGTTTGTACATATCGGTGGAAGTGGAACAACTCTTGGACTTACTATTGCCATGATAATGAGCAAGGTTCCACACCTAAGGAATATTGGTAAAATTGCACTAGCTCCTGGTATTTTTAATATCAATGAACCTATAATCTTTGGTGCTCCAATTGTTTTAAATCCTATCTTAGGTATCCCTTTTATATTCATATTTTGTTTTTTTTGCCCCATTTGATCGTCATAAATTTTAATGGTGAATTCTTTAATATTTAGACACTCTAACCATTCTTTTGTTACTATTGCGCTATTTTTATATCTTTTTTGTTTGCGTTCCCTTTTACTTTGTCTAGATATCTCATTGTTTTCCATTTAGACACATTCCTTGTCAGATAATCTGATTGTTTATTACTTCAATTTTTGCTTCTTTTCCTCTTTTTTTATTGTTTATATATTTATTATTAGTTATATTGTGACTAACATTTTTGTTGCGTTTTTAGATTTAAAAATTTTAACCCCTTTATTTTTGAAGTATCTTTTTTGTGTTTCTTTTGTAAATGTGGATATTTTATTTGCATCGTATTCGATAATTTCTTGTTTGGCTTTAAGGAGTCTTTTTAAATTGTTAACACTATATTTGATTATTTATGAACAATTTCCTTCGCCTAGTCTTAATAAAGTTTTTTTAATAATGCTTTTATTGCATAGAAAGGTTAAATCTTTTCTTAAAGTTCTAAGTGTAATTTGTTTAAGGCCATCTTTAGATAAAAAAAGGTTAATGTATTTAAAATTATTGTTTGATTGTATTTAATTGATTCTTTCTGAAAGTATCAAAGTCAAGAAAGGGTTAAAAACAAACAAGTAAGATAAGCAGGATAGGGCGTAAGTTGCCAAATATTGGTAAGGATGAATGTTTGAAGTTTAATAGTAAGGTTGATTTTAGTATGCAAAGAGAAGCATTAAAGCGTATGGATGCAAGTGAGATTGGAAGCATGTTTATTGGCGCTGATTCTTTAGAAAATTAATGAGTGAAAGAATACTTAAGGCCATAGTAAGAGAAATTCCATTTGAAGGTAACTTAAGCATGAGGAAAGGTAAGATACTCGAAACTCTAGGATTTGATGAATTTGCACGTATGCATTCAAGTAATATCGAAGTGTTACATAAAAATAAATATGCAAGTGGTGCTGACAAATATAATTATTTCAAAAAGTTTAAGGACCGAGATATATTTTAAGGGCAAATAGTGATATTAATATTAAAAATATTGAGTTAGATGAATTAAGTGTTATTATTAGAGATTTTTTTGAAGAATAGTGAAGTATATAAAGATTTGTGTGGCGTAGATTTCAAATTTGACTTTTTAGAATTTGTAAAATCTACTGATCTTGAGATTGATGGAGATGGGAAGCAGGGTTTAAAGGGATGTTTTAGCTAGATTAGTTTTGTGATTATGTTTTTTTGGTAAAAAAACTGAGGGTTTTATTATTTTTGTTATGAAAGGCAACTAAATTGCAGTTAGTAGGTCTTTAAGATATGAGAATTGTACAGATACAGCAATGGGGATGTCATTTTTTATGTCTTCATTATTACATAGAAACCTTTAAAAAGATACAATTTAATATTGGTGATATTAACAATAATTGTTACAAATTTATTTGGTTAGGATATATGAAGAATAATTGTTATATTCTAAACTCATGCAGTATACTTCAAAGTTTTGGTATTAATACAAGTATGCTGTAGGAAAG
Above is a genomic segment from Borrelia hermsii DAH containing:
- a CDS encoding type ISP restriction/modification enzyme, whose protein sequence is MDKNIFQEYINNLKSTVIEDKTELTDRVHLEKLLDKLKPSSKIQIQHEPKRHKEGLGAPDFIIRNNGNIIGYIEVKKIEQNLDDTLKSPQIEKYKQLSNNILLTNYIEFIWIKNGNLNLREVLVFKTDLEKNNTKIDNAKSNKIVSILNEFFKTPDEKIESTEKLASLLARRTKILKDLVEQHLDLYLSLKKQNTLVGTYSIIKGNIYNNELKVSEFADSIAQTITYGFFLAKLNNTSNSRIDFDNIKKFIPNNFALIQDILKLIDNIASSREYDSIRWVLEELIDIVNNIDSNTIFEQFSFTQNVKSSDNNVKDPYLYFYEDFLAKYDKSLRKNKGVYYTPHSVVNFIVSSLNKILKYNFGLENGFANREEVTVLDFATGTGTFLLEVIKCILKEIPKQTGKQKDYINDHILKNIYGFEYLMAPYAVAHLKLCQFLKKVCDFKFGNEHLRPQIFLTNTLDVTLISNQESFKAFFPAISEENKLVNEIKNKPILVILGNPPYNAESKNNNNYILNLIKSYKTVDNTPLNEKNIVSLNDDYVKFIRFSEHKIEIADEGLLGIITNNGYLDNITFRGMRYHLLKTFDEIYILNLHGNLRKKEKTDTGKVDENVFDIQTGVAIAIFIKYKEKSKQNKLANVYYKGIKGSREEKYSFLDKNTIFSIDAEKLKCKPPNYLFIKKDLKTEDVYSKGVSLEDIFIEYIVGIETQKDKIAIDFTEEELLSKLNDLAYLDEQIARYKYDLKTDSTDWKLPIVQRFLKSTNIDAKYVKKIAYRPFDNRFIYYTENKGVIARPRYKVMRHILEIENNISFFSIRTLSLNDFHHALVSCNIMDKNFFSGCSYVFPLYIKEDQGMLGSIIKENFKTTFKDFINFKYSKEFDAKEILGYIYAVLYSNIYRTKFIEFLKIDFPKIIFVDSVETFEKLSKLGIKLINVHLMKNDSELDSNIGIHIGDNNHIIEKIFYNKDTKELYYNSLCKFINTPYEVYEYFIGAYQVLRSYLKYRKGRELSIEDIEYLEKVIKILDYTINIQKQIDLITCKLKEFDSQNCNL
- a CDS encoding PTS sugar transporter subunit IIC, translated to MNFQEFIENKLMPIASKTASNKYLSAIKDGFIASMPFLIVGSFVLLLVNLPLVDPNNFLYQQWYVDLMSKYKANLIQPFYVSMGIMTIFVSFGIGYSLSNAYKINGITGGLLSLFTFLILCGQSDQIPYGGDVPKWAILPGASFPIIDARYLGAQGIFTGIIVAILSVELYRFLVSRKIIIKLPESVPPAVARSFEALIPVILLTIIAQTINIAVQSTTGTLLPEIMMNIFRPMLNISDSLFGSLMIVFIIHIFWFCGIHGGALVSVFLSPVSLTNLEINARALSNNLPLPHILSGGFLDVFVHIGGSGTTLGLTIAMIMSKVPHLRNIGKIALAPGIFNINEPIIFGAPIVLNPILGIPFIFIFCFFCPI